From Haloarcula sp. CBA1127, a single genomic window includes:
- a CDS encoding ORC1-type DNA replication protein, whose amino-acid sequence MSDDPEDRMLGWDESVFRDEHVFEIDWLPETFKHRDTQMETLKYALRPAVRGSRPLNVIARGPPGTGKTTAVQILFDELTAQTDVKTVRVNCQMDSTRYAVFSRLFAEIFDYEPPSSGISFKKLFSQITDKLVEEDEVLVVALDDVNYLFYESEASDTLYSLLRAHEAHSGAKIGVICVSSDLELDVIDALDTRVQSVFRPEEVYFNPYGQAEIADILGERADRGFNEGVVGPTVLDRVAELTEEQGGDLRVGIDLLRRAGMNAERRASRSVEPEDVEAAYDKSKYVHLSRRLRELSDSETALVEVIAAHDGQQAGDIYDAFSEQTDLGYTRYSEIINKLDQLDIIDADYTNVEGRGRSRELTLNYDADAVLERL is encoded by the coding sequence ATGAGTGACGACCCCGAGGACCGGATGCTCGGCTGGGACGAGTCCGTCTTTCGGGACGAACACGTCTTCGAGATCGACTGGCTCCCGGAGACGTTCAAACACCGGGACACCCAGATGGAGACGCTGAAGTACGCACTCCGGCCAGCCGTCCGGGGGTCGCGCCCGCTCAACGTCATCGCCCGCGGGCCACCTGGGACGGGGAAAACGACGGCCGTCCAGATCCTGTTCGATGAACTCACCGCCCAGACGGATGTCAAGACCGTACGGGTGAACTGCCAGATGGACTCGACGCGCTATGCCGTCTTCTCTCGCCTGTTCGCTGAAATATTCGACTACGAGCCACCCTCTTCAGGTATCTCGTTCAAGAAGCTGTTCTCCCAAATCACGGATAAACTGGTCGAGGAAGACGAGGTACTCGTCGTCGCCCTTGACGACGTGAACTACCTGTTCTATGAGAGCGAGGCCAGCGACACGCTGTACTCGCTGCTGCGCGCCCACGAGGCCCACTCCGGCGCGAAAATCGGTGTCATCTGCGTCTCCTCGGATCTTGAATTAGACGTCATCGACGCCCTCGATACACGCGTCCAGTCCGTATTTCGCCCGGAGGAGGTGTATTTCAACCCGTACGGACAGGCCGAAATTGCAGATATCCTGGGCGAGCGCGCCGACCGGGGGTTCAATGAGGGCGTCGTCGGCCCTACGGTACTGGACCGCGTCGCTGAACTGACAGAGGAGCAGGGCGGTGACCTTCGGGTCGGTATCGACCTCCTGCGCCGGGCCGGAATGAACGCCGAGCGGCGCGCCTCCCGCTCCGTCGAACCCGAGGATGTCGAGGCGGCCTACGACAAGTCCAAGTACGTCCACCTTTCGCGTCGGCTGCGGGAGCTGTCAGACTCGGAGACCGCGCTCGTGGAGGTCATCGCCGCCCACGACGGCCAGCAGGCCGGCGACATCTACGACGCCTTCTCCGAGCAGACGGATCTGGGCTACACGCGGTACTCCGAGATCATCAACAAGCTCGACCAGCTCGACATCATCGACGCCGACTACACAAATGTCGAAGGCCGTGGCCGCTCACGGGAATTGACGCTCAACTACGACGCCGACGCGGTGCTGGAACGGCTGTAG